From the Pomacea canaliculata isolate SZHN2017 linkage group LG4, ASM307304v1, whole genome shotgun sequence genome, one window contains:
- the LOC112563356 gene encoding apoptosis-inducing factor 3-like isoform X3 produces the protein MRCEGEQLFDLCEGKHGKHGSSASRLFASFITFRRIRNTSHVLMMLNPAKGIKEGVTRLCKTLVRSHITITGINTSFRVLSILIPSKLDSGGTSNNLKRSTLLRTPVAWRNETSALKQGYSWCQLRLLFSVTRTTRMGAKESKTRGGNVQGVNFAPREDTKPVYMSGCSTDTDSGNMASGVETVVCKVNDIGEGDAKEVQIGEHTALLVKENGNLYAVGNKCTHYGAPLSKGAYCNGVVRCPWHGACFNVKTGDIEDYPGLDSLPKFKVEVRSDEVVVTANPEDLKTSKRLKSMCRLDPRNKNTFVLVGGGAATATCAETLRQEGFTGRILVITKENNLPYDRPKLSKVTGVNTAKKKVTISDGSTISYNALLLATGGRPRTMTIPGQDLKNICVLRTPEDANYIAANSEGKNVVIIGSSFIGMEVTSCLAEKAKSVSVVDLIKVPFQLALGQQVGSVLQKMHEDKGVKFYFERGIKEFRGEDGHVTHAVLSDDTTLAADLCVLGIGVVPATDFLKDSSIKMTDRGFVTVDKYMKTNQSGVFAAGDIVEFPLFLNSNQQSNVQHWQMAHQHGRIAALNMLNKKVEIHSVPFFWTVMYGKSVRYTGYGHGYDDIVVHGDLSAPQFAAFYTKGDKVVAVASLAFDPIVSQAASLMEKGDTILKSEIQNDPKSWVGRLKQKL, from the exons ATGCGTTGTGAAGGGGAACAACTCTTTGATCTCTGCGAAGGAAAGCACGGAAAGCATGGCTCGAGTGCCTCAAGGCTGTTTGCTAGTTTCATAACGTTTCGGAGAATCAGGAACACCAGCCACGTCTTAATG ATGCTGAATCCTGCCAAAGGGATCAAGGAAGGTGTTACAAGACTCTGCAAAACACTGGTGCGGAGTCACATAACCATAACAGGGATCAATACTTCGTTCAGAGTACTGTCGATACTAATTCCATCAAAGCTTGACAGTGGTGGCACCTCCAACAACCTTAAAAGATCTACGCTTCTTCGCACACCTGTGGCTTGGCGTAATGAAACTTCAGCTTTAAAGCAAGGATACAGTTGGTGTCAGTTAAGACTTCTCTTTTCAGttacaagaacaacaagaatgGGAGCGAAAGAGTCCAAAACCAGAGGTG GAAATGTACAGGGAGTAAATTTTGCTCCTCGTGAAGACACCAAGCCAGTTTACATGTCTGGCTGTTCTACTGACACTGACTCTGGGAACATGGCATCTGGTGTTGAGACTGTCGTCTGTAAAGTTAATGACATTGGAGAAGGCGA tGCTAAGGAAGTTCAGATAGGTGAACACACAGCCCttcttgtgaaagaaaatggaaatctGTATGCTGTAGGAAACAAGTGTACTCATTATGGTGCACCACTGTCAAAAG GTGCCTACTGTAATGGTGTTGTCCGCTGCCCTTGGCATGGGGCTTGCTTCAATGTGAAAACTGGTGACATTGAAGATTATCCAGGTCTTGATAGTCTGCCCAAATTTAAG GTTGAGGTGCGAAGTGATGAAGTTGTGGTTACAGCAAACCCTGAAGATCTCAAAACCTCCAAGCGGCTAAAGTCCATGTGCCGTCTTGATCCCCGCAACAAAAATACCTTTGTACTAGTTGGAGGAG GAGCTGCAACTGCGACTTGTGCAGAGACTCTGAGACAAGAAGGCTTTACAGGACGTATCCTTGTtataacaaaggaaaataaccTTCCTTATGACAGACCTAAGCTTAGCAAG GTGACTGGTGTcaatacagcaaagaaaaaagtgaccATTTCAGATGGTTCTACAATTTCCTACAATGCTCTTCTATTGGCCACAGGAGGAAG ACCAAGGACAATGACTATACCAGGCCAggacttaaaaaatatttgtgttctgCGTACTCCAGAGGATGCCAATTACATTGCTGCTAATAGCGAAGGGAAAAATGTTGTCATCATTGGCTCATCATTTATAG GTATGGAGGTGACTTCTTGTTTGGCTGAAAAAGCAAAAAGTGTGTCCGTTGTGGACCTGATTAAAGTTCCTTTCCAGCTGGCCCTGGGCCAGCAAGTTGGCTCCGTGTTGCAAAAG ATGCATGAGGATAAGGGAGTCAAGTTCTACTTTGAGCGTGGCATCAAGGAGTTTAGAGGAGAGGATGGCCATGTGACTCATGCAGTTTTGAGTGATGATACCACACTGGCAGCGGATTTATGCGTCCTGGGTATAG gTGTCGTACCTGCTACCGATTTTCTGAAAGACTCCAGCATTAAGATGACAGATAGGGGGTTTGTTACTGTTGATAAA TACATGAAGACCAACCAATCTGGGGTGTTTGCTGCTGGAGATATTGTGGAGTTTCCCTTGTTTTTAAACAGCAATCAGCAGTCAAATGTCCAGCACTGGCAGATGGCTCATCAgcatg GTCGCATTGCCGCTTTGAACATGCTTAACAAGAAAGTGGAAATCCACAGTGTGCCTTTCTTCTGGACTGTAATGTATGGCAAAAGTGTTCGCTATACAG gttaTGGACATGGCTATGATGATATCGTGGTACATGGAGACTTATCAGCTCCTCAGTTTGCAGCCTTTTACACCAA AGGAGATAAAGTTGTTGCTGTCGCAAGTCTTGCCTTTGATCCCATTGTGTCACAGGCAGCCTCTCTCATGGAGAAAGGAGATACCATTTTGAAGTCTGAGATACA GAATGATCCAAAAAGCTGGGTGGGAAGACTAAAGCAGAAGTTATGA
- the LOC112563356 gene encoding apoptosis-inducing factor 3-like isoform X2, translated as MRCEGEQLFDLCEGKHGKHGSSASRLFASFITFRRIRNTSHVLMMLNPAKGIKEGVTRLCKTLVRSHITITGINTSFRVLSILIPSKLDSGGTSNNLKRSTLLRTPVAWRNETSALKQGYSWCQLRLLFSVTRTTRMGAKESKTRGGNVQGVNFAPREDTKPVYMSGCSTDTDSGNMASGVETVVCKVNDIGEGDAKEVQIGEHTALLVKENGNLYAVGNKCTHYGAPLSKGAYCNGVVRCPWHGACFNVKTGDIEDYPGLDSLPKFKVEVRSDEVVVTANPEDLKTSKRLKSMCRLDPRNKNTFVLVGGGAATATCAETLRQEGFTGRILVITKENNLPYDRPKLSKAMSSSAEAIALRKKEFYDEYGIEFTLGAEVTGVNTAKKKVTISDGSTISYNALLLATGGRPRTMTIPGQDLKNICVLRTPEDANYIAANSEGKNVVIIGSSFIGLEVAAFVHDKASSVSVVGTSRLPLQHIFGEQIGFIFKQMHEDKGVKFYFERGIKEFRGEDGHVTHAVLSDDTTLAADLCVLGIGVVPATDFLKDSSIKMTDRGFVTVDKYMKTNQSGVFAAGDIVEFPLFLNSNQQSNVQHWQMAHQHGRIAALNMLNKKVEIHSVPFFWTVMYGKSVRYTGYGHGYDDIVVHGDLSAPQFAAFYTKGDKVVAVASLAFDPIVSQAASLMEKGDTILKSEIQNDPKSWVGRLKQKL; from the exons ATGCGTTGTGAAGGGGAACAACTCTTTGATCTCTGCGAAGGAAAGCACGGAAAGCATGGCTCGAGTGCCTCAAGGCTGTTTGCTAGTTTCATAACGTTTCGGAGAATCAGGAACACCAGCCACGTCTTAATG ATGCTGAATCCTGCCAAAGGGATCAAGGAAGGTGTTACAAGACTCTGCAAAACACTGGTGCGGAGTCACATAACCATAACAGGGATCAATACTTCGTTCAGAGTACTGTCGATACTAATTCCATCAAAGCTTGACAGTGGTGGCACCTCCAACAACCTTAAAAGATCTACGCTTCTTCGCACACCTGTGGCTTGGCGTAATGAAACTTCAGCTTTAAAGCAAGGATACAGTTGGTGTCAGTTAAGACTTCTCTTTTCAGttacaagaacaacaagaatgGGAGCGAAAGAGTCCAAAACCAGAGGTG GAAATGTACAGGGAGTAAATTTTGCTCCTCGTGAAGACACCAAGCCAGTTTACATGTCTGGCTGTTCTACTGACACTGACTCTGGGAACATGGCATCTGGTGTTGAGACTGTCGTCTGTAAAGTTAATGACATTGGAGAAGGCGA tGCTAAGGAAGTTCAGATAGGTGAACACACAGCCCttcttgtgaaagaaaatggaaatctGTATGCTGTAGGAAACAAGTGTACTCATTATGGTGCACCACTGTCAAAAG GTGCCTACTGTAATGGTGTTGTCCGCTGCCCTTGGCATGGGGCTTGCTTCAATGTGAAAACTGGTGACATTGAAGATTATCCAGGTCTTGATAGTCTGCCCAAATTTAAG GTTGAGGTGCGAAGTGATGAAGTTGTGGTTACAGCAAACCCTGAAGATCTCAAAACCTCCAAGCGGCTAAAGTCCATGTGCCGTCTTGATCCCCGCAACAAAAATACCTTTGTACTAGTTGGAGGAG GAGCTGCAACTGCGACTTGTGCAGAGACTCTGAGACAAGAAGGCTTTACAGGACGTATCCTTGTtataacaaaggaaaataaccTTCCTTATGACAGACCTAAGCTTAGCAAG GCTATGTCATCTTCAGCAGAAGCCATTGCCCTGAGGAAAAAAGAGTTTTATGATGAATATGGCATTGAGTTTACCTTAGGTGCTGAG GTGACTGGTGTcaatacagcaaagaaaaaagtgaccATTTCAGATGGTTCTACAATTTCCTACAATGCTCTTCTATTGGCCACAGGAGGAAG ACCAAGGACAATGACTATACCAGGCCAggacttaaaaaatatttgtgttctgCGTACTCCAGAGGATGCCAATTACATTGCTGCTAATAGCGAAGGGAAAAATGTTGTCATCATTGGCTCATCATTTATAG GTCTGGAGGTGGCAGCTTTTGTGCATGACAAAGCAAGCAGTGTGTCCGTGGTTGGCACTAGCAGATTGCCGCTTCAGCACATTTTTGGTGAACAGATAGGCTTCATTTTTAAGCAG ATGCATGAGGATAAGGGAGTCAAGTTCTACTTTGAGCGTGGCATCAAGGAGTTTAGAGGAGAGGATGGCCATGTGACTCATGCAGTTTTGAGTGATGATACCACACTGGCAGCGGATTTATGCGTCCTGGGTATAG gTGTCGTACCTGCTACCGATTTTCTGAAAGACTCCAGCATTAAGATGACAGATAGGGGGTTTGTTACTGTTGATAAA TACATGAAGACCAACCAATCTGGGGTGTTTGCTGCTGGAGATATTGTGGAGTTTCCCTTGTTTTTAAACAGCAATCAGCAGTCAAATGTCCAGCACTGGCAGATGGCTCATCAgcatg GTCGCATTGCCGCTTTGAACATGCTTAACAAGAAAGTGGAAATCCACAGTGTGCCTTTCTTCTGGACTGTAATGTATGGCAAAAGTGTTCGCTATACAG gttaTGGACATGGCTATGATGATATCGTGGTACATGGAGACTTATCAGCTCCTCAGTTTGCAGCCTTTTACACCAA AGGAGATAAAGTTGTTGCTGTCGCAAGTCTTGCCTTTGATCCCATTGTGTCACAGGCAGCCTCTCTCATGGAGAAAGGAGATACCATTTTGAAGTCTGAGATACA GAATGATCCAAAAAGCTGGGTGGGAAGACTAAAGCAGAAGTTATGA
- the LOC112563356 gene encoding apoptosis-inducing factor 3-like isoform X1: protein MRCEGEQLFDLCEGKHGKHGSSASRLFASFITFRRIRNTSHVLMMLNPAKGIKEGVTRLCKTLVRSHITITGINTSFRVLSILIPSKLDSGGTSNNLKRSTLLRTPVAWRNETSALKQGYSWCQLRLLFSVTRTTRMGAKESKTRGGNVQGVNFAPREDTKPVYMSGCSTDTDSGNMASGVETVVCKVNDIGEGDAKEVQIGEHTALLVKENGNLYAVGNKCTHYGAPLSKGAYCNGVVRCPWHGACFNVKTGDIEDYPGLDSLPKFKVEVRSDEVVVTANPEDLKTSKRLKSMCRLDPRNKNTFVLVGGGAATATCAETLRQEGFTGRILVITKENNLPYDRPKLSKAMSSSAEAIALRKKEFYDEYGIEFTLGAEVTGVNTAKKKVTISDGSTISYNALLLATGGRPRTMTIPGQDLKNICVLRTPEDANYIAANSEGKNVVIIGSSFIGMEVTSCLAEKAKSVSVVDLIKVPFQLALGQQVGSVLQKMHEDKGVKFYFERGIKEFRGEDGHVTHAVLSDDTTLAADLCVLGIGVVPATDFLKDSSIKMTDRGFVTVDKYMKTNQSGVFAAGDIVEFPLFLNSNQQSNVQHWQMAHQHGRIAALNMLNKKVEIHSVPFFWTVMYGKSVRYTGYGHGYDDIVVHGDLSAPQFAAFYTKGDKVVAVASLAFDPIVSQAASLMEKGDTILKSEIQNDPKSWVGRLKQKL from the exons ATGCGTTGTGAAGGGGAACAACTCTTTGATCTCTGCGAAGGAAAGCACGGAAAGCATGGCTCGAGTGCCTCAAGGCTGTTTGCTAGTTTCATAACGTTTCGGAGAATCAGGAACACCAGCCACGTCTTAATG ATGCTGAATCCTGCCAAAGGGATCAAGGAAGGTGTTACAAGACTCTGCAAAACACTGGTGCGGAGTCACATAACCATAACAGGGATCAATACTTCGTTCAGAGTACTGTCGATACTAATTCCATCAAAGCTTGACAGTGGTGGCACCTCCAACAACCTTAAAAGATCTACGCTTCTTCGCACACCTGTGGCTTGGCGTAATGAAACTTCAGCTTTAAAGCAAGGATACAGTTGGTGTCAGTTAAGACTTCTCTTTTCAGttacaagaacaacaagaatgGGAGCGAAAGAGTCCAAAACCAGAGGTG GAAATGTACAGGGAGTAAATTTTGCTCCTCGTGAAGACACCAAGCCAGTTTACATGTCTGGCTGTTCTACTGACACTGACTCTGGGAACATGGCATCTGGTGTTGAGACTGTCGTCTGTAAAGTTAATGACATTGGAGAAGGCGA tGCTAAGGAAGTTCAGATAGGTGAACACACAGCCCttcttgtgaaagaaaatggaaatctGTATGCTGTAGGAAACAAGTGTACTCATTATGGTGCACCACTGTCAAAAG GTGCCTACTGTAATGGTGTTGTCCGCTGCCCTTGGCATGGGGCTTGCTTCAATGTGAAAACTGGTGACATTGAAGATTATCCAGGTCTTGATAGTCTGCCCAAATTTAAG GTTGAGGTGCGAAGTGATGAAGTTGTGGTTACAGCAAACCCTGAAGATCTCAAAACCTCCAAGCGGCTAAAGTCCATGTGCCGTCTTGATCCCCGCAACAAAAATACCTTTGTACTAGTTGGAGGAG GAGCTGCAACTGCGACTTGTGCAGAGACTCTGAGACAAGAAGGCTTTACAGGACGTATCCTTGTtataacaaaggaaaataaccTTCCTTATGACAGACCTAAGCTTAGCAAG GCTATGTCATCTTCAGCAGAAGCCATTGCCCTGAGGAAAAAAGAGTTTTATGATGAATATGGCATTGAGTTTACCTTAGGTGCTGAG GTGACTGGTGTcaatacagcaaagaaaaaagtgaccATTTCAGATGGTTCTACAATTTCCTACAATGCTCTTCTATTGGCCACAGGAGGAAG ACCAAGGACAATGACTATACCAGGCCAggacttaaaaaatatttgtgttctgCGTACTCCAGAGGATGCCAATTACATTGCTGCTAATAGCGAAGGGAAAAATGTTGTCATCATTGGCTCATCATTTATAG GTATGGAGGTGACTTCTTGTTTGGCTGAAAAAGCAAAAAGTGTGTCCGTTGTGGACCTGATTAAAGTTCCTTTCCAGCTGGCCCTGGGCCAGCAAGTTGGCTCCGTGTTGCAAAAG ATGCATGAGGATAAGGGAGTCAAGTTCTACTTTGAGCGTGGCATCAAGGAGTTTAGAGGAGAGGATGGCCATGTGACTCATGCAGTTTTGAGTGATGATACCACACTGGCAGCGGATTTATGCGTCCTGGGTATAG gTGTCGTACCTGCTACCGATTTTCTGAAAGACTCCAGCATTAAGATGACAGATAGGGGGTTTGTTACTGTTGATAAA TACATGAAGACCAACCAATCTGGGGTGTTTGCTGCTGGAGATATTGTGGAGTTTCCCTTGTTTTTAAACAGCAATCAGCAGTCAAATGTCCAGCACTGGCAGATGGCTCATCAgcatg GTCGCATTGCCGCTTTGAACATGCTTAACAAGAAAGTGGAAATCCACAGTGTGCCTTTCTTCTGGACTGTAATGTATGGCAAAAGTGTTCGCTATACAG gttaTGGACATGGCTATGATGATATCGTGGTACATGGAGACTTATCAGCTCCTCAGTTTGCAGCCTTTTACACCAA AGGAGATAAAGTTGTTGCTGTCGCAAGTCTTGCCTTTGATCCCATTGTGTCACAGGCAGCCTCTCTCATGGAGAAAGGAGATACCATTTTGAAGTCTGAGATACA GAATGATCCAAAAAGCTGGGTGGGAAGACTAAAGCAGAAGTTATGA
- the LOC112563356 gene encoding apoptosis-inducing factor 3-like isoform X4 — MLNPAKGIKEGVTRLCKTLVRSHITITGINTSFRVLSILIPSKLDSGGTSNNLKRSTLLRTPVAWRNETSALKQGYSWCQLRLLFSVTRTTRMGAKESKTRGGNVQGVNFAPREDTKPVYMSGCSTDTDSGNMASGVETVVCKVNDIGEGDAKEVQIGEHTALLVKENGNLYAVGNKCTHYGAPLSKGAYCNGVVRCPWHGACFNVKTGDIEDYPGLDSLPKFKVEVRSDEVVVTANPEDLKTSKRLKSMCRLDPRNKNTFVLVGGGAATATCAETLRQEGFTGRILVITKENNLPYDRPKLSKAMSSSAEAIALRKKEFYDEYGIEFTLGAEVTGVNTAKKKVTISDGSTISYNALLLATGGRPRTMTIPGQDLKNICVLRTPEDANYIAANSEGKNVVIIGSSFIGMEVTSCLAEKAKSVSVVDLIKVPFQLALGQQVGSVLQKMHEDKGVKFYFERGIKEFRGEDGHVTHAVLSDDTTLAADLCVLGIGVVPATDFLKDSSIKMTDRGFVTVDKYMKTNQSGVFAAGDIVEFPLFLNSNQQSNVQHWQMAHQHGRIAALNMLNKKVEIHSVPFFWTVMYGKSVRYTGYGHGYDDIVVHGDLSAPQFAAFYTKGDKVVAVASLAFDPIVSQAASLMEKGDTILKSEIQNDPKSWVGRLKQKL; from the exons ATGCTGAATCCTGCCAAAGGGATCAAGGAAGGTGTTACAAGACTCTGCAAAACACTGGTGCGGAGTCACATAACCATAACAGGGATCAATACTTCGTTCAGAGTACTGTCGATACTAATTCCATCAAAGCTTGACAGTGGTGGCACCTCCAACAACCTTAAAAGATCTACGCTTCTTCGCACACCTGTGGCTTGGCGTAATGAAACTTCAGCTTTAAAGCAAGGATACAGTTGGTGTCAGTTAAGACTTCTCTTTTCAGttacaagaacaacaagaatgGGAGCGAAAGAGTCCAAAACCAGAGGTG GAAATGTACAGGGAGTAAATTTTGCTCCTCGTGAAGACACCAAGCCAGTTTACATGTCTGGCTGTTCTACTGACACTGACTCTGGGAACATGGCATCTGGTGTTGAGACTGTCGTCTGTAAAGTTAATGACATTGGAGAAGGCGA tGCTAAGGAAGTTCAGATAGGTGAACACACAGCCCttcttgtgaaagaaaatggaaatctGTATGCTGTAGGAAACAAGTGTACTCATTATGGTGCACCACTGTCAAAAG GTGCCTACTGTAATGGTGTTGTCCGCTGCCCTTGGCATGGGGCTTGCTTCAATGTGAAAACTGGTGACATTGAAGATTATCCAGGTCTTGATAGTCTGCCCAAATTTAAG GTTGAGGTGCGAAGTGATGAAGTTGTGGTTACAGCAAACCCTGAAGATCTCAAAACCTCCAAGCGGCTAAAGTCCATGTGCCGTCTTGATCCCCGCAACAAAAATACCTTTGTACTAGTTGGAGGAG GAGCTGCAACTGCGACTTGTGCAGAGACTCTGAGACAAGAAGGCTTTACAGGACGTATCCTTGTtataacaaaggaaaataaccTTCCTTATGACAGACCTAAGCTTAGCAAG GCTATGTCATCTTCAGCAGAAGCCATTGCCCTGAGGAAAAAAGAGTTTTATGATGAATATGGCATTGAGTTTACCTTAGGTGCTGAG GTGACTGGTGTcaatacagcaaagaaaaaagtgaccATTTCAGATGGTTCTACAATTTCCTACAATGCTCTTCTATTGGCCACAGGAGGAAG ACCAAGGACAATGACTATACCAGGCCAggacttaaaaaatatttgtgttctgCGTACTCCAGAGGATGCCAATTACATTGCTGCTAATAGCGAAGGGAAAAATGTTGTCATCATTGGCTCATCATTTATAG GTATGGAGGTGACTTCTTGTTTGGCTGAAAAAGCAAAAAGTGTGTCCGTTGTGGACCTGATTAAAGTTCCTTTCCAGCTGGCCCTGGGCCAGCAAGTTGGCTCCGTGTTGCAAAAG ATGCATGAGGATAAGGGAGTCAAGTTCTACTTTGAGCGTGGCATCAAGGAGTTTAGAGGAGAGGATGGCCATGTGACTCATGCAGTTTTGAGTGATGATACCACACTGGCAGCGGATTTATGCGTCCTGGGTATAG gTGTCGTACCTGCTACCGATTTTCTGAAAGACTCCAGCATTAAGATGACAGATAGGGGGTTTGTTACTGTTGATAAA TACATGAAGACCAACCAATCTGGGGTGTTTGCTGCTGGAGATATTGTGGAGTTTCCCTTGTTTTTAAACAGCAATCAGCAGTCAAATGTCCAGCACTGGCAGATGGCTCATCAgcatg GTCGCATTGCCGCTTTGAACATGCTTAACAAGAAAGTGGAAATCCACAGTGTGCCTTTCTTCTGGACTGTAATGTATGGCAAAAGTGTTCGCTATACAG gttaTGGACATGGCTATGATGATATCGTGGTACATGGAGACTTATCAGCTCCTCAGTTTGCAGCCTTTTACACCAA AGGAGATAAAGTTGTTGCTGTCGCAAGTCTTGCCTTTGATCCCATTGTGTCACAGGCAGCCTCTCTCATGGAGAAAGGAGATACCATTTTGAAGTCTGAGATACA GAATGATCCAAAAAGCTGGGTGGGAAGACTAAAGCAGAAGTTATGA
- the LOC112563356 gene encoding apoptosis-inducing factor 3-like isoform X5, with protein MSGCSTDTDSGNMASGVETVVCKVNDIGEGDAKEVQIGEHTALLVKENGNLYAVGNKCTHYGAPLSKGAYCNGVVRCPWHGACFNVKTGDIEDYPGLDSLPKFKVEVRSDEVVVTANPEDLKTSKRLKSMCRLDPRNKNTFVLVGGGAATATCAETLRQEGFTGRILVITKENNLPYDRPKLSKAMSSSAEAIALRKKEFYDEYGIEFTLGAEVTGVNTAKKKVTISDGSTISYNALLLATGGRPRTMTIPGQDLKNICVLRTPEDANYIAANSEGKNVVIIGSSFIGMEVTSCLAEKAKSVSVVDLIKVPFQLALGQQVGSVLQKMHEDKGVKFYFERGIKEFRGEDGHVTHAVLSDDTTLAADLCVLGIGVVPATDFLKDSSIKMTDRGFVTVDKYMKTNQSGVFAAGDIVEFPLFLNSNQQSNVQHWQMAHQHGRIAALNMLNKKVEIHSVPFFWTVMYGKSVRYTGYGHGYDDIVVHGDLSAPQFAAFYTKGDKVVAVASLAFDPIVSQAASLMEKGDTILKSEIQNDPKSWVGRLKQKL; from the exons ATGTCTGGCTGTTCTACTGACACTGACTCTGGGAACATGGCATCTGGTGTTGAGACTGTCGTCTGTAAAGTTAATGACATTGGAGAAGGCGA tGCTAAGGAAGTTCAGATAGGTGAACACACAGCCCttcttgtgaaagaaaatggaaatctGTATGCTGTAGGAAACAAGTGTACTCATTATGGTGCACCACTGTCAAAAG GTGCCTACTGTAATGGTGTTGTCCGCTGCCCTTGGCATGGGGCTTGCTTCAATGTGAAAACTGGTGACATTGAAGATTATCCAGGTCTTGATAGTCTGCCCAAATTTAAG GTTGAGGTGCGAAGTGATGAAGTTGTGGTTACAGCAAACCCTGAAGATCTCAAAACCTCCAAGCGGCTAAAGTCCATGTGCCGTCTTGATCCCCGCAACAAAAATACCTTTGTACTAGTTGGAGGAG GAGCTGCAACTGCGACTTGTGCAGAGACTCTGAGACAAGAAGGCTTTACAGGACGTATCCTTGTtataacaaaggaaaataaccTTCCTTATGACAGACCTAAGCTTAGCAAG GCTATGTCATCTTCAGCAGAAGCCATTGCCCTGAGGAAAAAAGAGTTTTATGATGAATATGGCATTGAGTTTACCTTAGGTGCTGAG GTGACTGGTGTcaatacagcaaagaaaaaagtgaccATTTCAGATGGTTCTACAATTTCCTACAATGCTCTTCTATTGGCCACAGGAGGAAG ACCAAGGACAATGACTATACCAGGCCAggacttaaaaaatatttgtgttctgCGTACTCCAGAGGATGCCAATTACATTGCTGCTAATAGCGAAGGGAAAAATGTTGTCATCATTGGCTCATCATTTATAG GTATGGAGGTGACTTCTTGTTTGGCTGAAAAAGCAAAAAGTGTGTCCGTTGTGGACCTGATTAAAGTTCCTTTCCAGCTGGCCCTGGGCCAGCAAGTTGGCTCCGTGTTGCAAAAG ATGCATGAGGATAAGGGAGTCAAGTTCTACTTTGAGCGTGGCATCAAGGAGTTTAGAGGAGAGGATGGCCATGTGACTCATGCAGTTTTGAGTGATGATACCACACTGGCAGCGGATTTATGCGTCCTGGGTATAG gTGTCGTACCTGCTACCGATTTTCTGAAAGACTCCAGCATTAAGATGACAGATAGGGGGTTTGTTACTGTTGATAAA TACATGAAGACCAACCAATCTGGGGTGTTTGCTGCTGGAGATATTGTGGAGTTTCCCTTGTTTTTAAACAGCAATCAGCAGTCAAATGTCCAGCACTGGCAGATGGCTCATCAgcatg GTCGCATTGCCGCTTTGAACATGCTTAACAAGAAAGTGGAAATCCACAGTGTGCCTTTCTTCTGGACTGTAATGTATGGCAAAAGTGTTCGCTATACAG gttaTGGACATGGCTATGATGATATCGTGGTACATGGAGACTTATCAGCTCCTCAGTTTGCAGCCTTTTACACCAA AGGAGATAAAGTTGTTGCTGTCGCAAGTCTTGCCTTTGATCCCATTGTGTCACAGGCAGCCTCTCTCATGGAGAAAGGAGATACCATTTTGAAGTCTGAGATACA GAATGATCCAAAAAGCTGGGTGGGAAGACTAAAGCAGAAGTTATGA